The genome window AGATAGCAgagctccatctctcctctccagctgCTCTCCTCTGACCTCTATCTATAGAGAAGCTGTTCTTTCAAACAAGGGccaaccctccctccctttccctcccctccctccctccttccctctcctccctcccctaccccttccctccctcccctacctcactaccctccctccctacctccctccctccttccctcccccttccctccctcctcccttcctcccctaccccttccctccctcccacccttccctccccaccccttccctccctcccacccttccctccctccctacctcccgtTCCCTACCTCccgttccctccctccccctacctcccgttccctccctccccttctcttccctcccccctctctccccgctCCCTCCCCACCCTTCAAGGTTCAGGGACCAAAAGTAACAGAGTAGATGGTCTTTACAATATTGTTGTGTTAAAGTGATGTGCCACGGGTGCTGCTAAGTGTCTGGTGAATCAGTACCTCACATTGACATACCATATCTACGGGTGGATGTCAGTTTCCTTCAGTGTTATTGAGCCTGAATGACCTCCGATGCTACTAGCCAGCCATTAGGGATCAAAAGTGGCTCAATGGACACCAGTCAGCATTGGTCTCAAATGCACTTTTTATGATTTCCTTATTTAATCATGCTGACGAGACTAGACATTGCCCTTTCAATTACAGGGGGGGGTGTTGGAACATAATTAACTTTGTGAGAAGTAACTCGTTTCTGTGGCCTATTTCAAAATCGTTAattagaatagaatggaattacTACATTTTTCCCCAGAGGGAACTTCTGTCATTTTATACTGTTTTCACTGCCATTCACAtcattttaatgacattactTTACAGTCAATCCCAATGGAGTCATAAATTGTTTTTTACAAAGGGAACAAGTGCACTCTGGGAAAAATTTAAATGCAGTCCTTGCCTCACTAATTGAAATCCCCAATCATtatcagtggtgattttagcatgtaaatcttggtggggcaaagatttttatattttttgcgATGCACGCCAGCAAacccacaacactaaacaatacattaattgcactataacggtgacaaacagtgcccacaaacgtgttagggcctacataaagctgtcccaacagcagagtctcaacagcagtcccaacagcagagtcccaacaccttaccactgttacacctggttatcagcagagtcccaacaccttaccattgttacacctggttatcagcagagtcccaacaccttaccactgctacacctggttatcagcggagccttgtctggcagcgaaacagttcattcagcctcatttactgcctttaaaaaaatcatagctgatatggctgacttgcttaaacaaatgtggtttcaattgagatgtacaaactatggcataatgggacaacgagcggataagaggcaatctgtcaTTTCGgataagacattaatgagcgagctaggacggacttagtcaatataactatttgttcaacactttagaaatgtacagcgacagaattcagaagttcttacagtgttctccctgtgcaccaagtcagaaccgtaggataaataaaggtggcatataagcagacaatgaaagctcttacaatattggatgatgacatttctttaagacaggctacaggctacatgGACACCATCAAGTCAGAACAGAAGGCAAAATTTAAGAGCTGAAGATAGGCCAAATTAGGGTGAGggacatgggctactaacagctaactacacaacatacacttagtattactttcttagctacagtgcatatctccctggcacattacatcatttatgaagcagcgtacaatacatttttggactcaccttgttgtgcagtgctcacttgaacaggaatgtGGTGCgatggtccttcgtgggcaaattttgtcatcaaacttggtcatcaaagtctggtattctctggatttatgttgctttcaagacaactgggaactctgggagaAAAAAACTagtttgaatcatgatgacgtcagtgatcttcaggtcggagctctagaaagaggcctgactTTCCgacttggatgaccgttcaaaacttttatttcccagtcggagctcgttttttccccccgaattcccagttgtcttgaactcactgaaatctgatttcccagttctgagtatccagttgttttgaaagcagcagaagtcatgctggattgacagcatggtcaatgtggaatgtttatccttttaagcttggaaaagagacccttaaacccagacttgggaccacacagccactgcaCTGAATAGcgggctagtgattgctttgcaatgattGCAGTTAGTCACTGATTCCTtctaaaccactcattgttgaatttgcgatttccatcttgtgtaatgtttatgtccaatggccgatgagcaccagtacattttatctataatttctctgaattatttatcttcatatgaaaaggattaaaaatgatttgccagtagattgtcgacttgattcatgatgatgactgctagcttgctagctaagattgtgaaagtatgatgttgacatgatcagtccaatcaaagctgctttagatataacgtgatttgacggaattttatctgtggccaatgaccttgagccttcttggatggacacttctaatgtaactctatggcaacacccaaggggcttgaattttcaagctctacccttagattttgaggtgacgtagtgtccccatgagtgatagaacactgagccaatcacagcgcaactagagaacattaccaacccctaagctctgtattttccgctggctgccccaccacataAAGCACTGAGCAagcctgaaacacctgcattttggacctgccttactcaagaaagcaaaaaagagaccaactttgtatgtggctttattaactcaattgtTTGggggtttttgtgtgttttttattttattttttacattgttttcaaattgttatgtgacacgtattaatgccaaaataacatgcaaaacaggcatcCCCCAtcaatttttgttgttgctagaaCGGTGGGGCCTGAATGACAAGACATTATACACTCTTAAAGGTAAAGGTGTCTGGAAGAACCTTTCTGTTTGCCACACCGGCGGGACGTTTACATTTGAAAAAGGTTCCTCGAGAAACCCCTCTGAAAAGGGACGTCGAGGAACTCCTACGTAAAGATTCAAACCGGATCATTTTTGTGATGCTAGGAgttcttttttttaacctttttaatTATATATTGTAGAGGTGGCAGCCTATCAGATTGAAGGCGtggcttacatttacatttaagtcatttagcagacgctcttatccagagcgacttacaaattggcttATTGGAGGCATGGCTTccagatagttatttttggtcaCCCGTTAGCGTAAATGTCAATCCTGTTCATGTTAAGTTAGTACACTGCAATTTAAAATGTTCCTTGAATATTTATGCATATTAAATATTCTAATATACTATTAATAATATTAACATGGCTGATTTAAATACAGTTATAAAGCGGAAACTATTCCAACTTTGGGATATGCATAGGTTCTTGAGGAACTACAGGGTTCATCGAGTCACCACTAATTCTCAGAGTGTAGTGATTGACAGATACATTTGTGAATGGCAAGAGTCTAAAATAAATGGTGCATGTATAGTAGCTGTACCCTACTGGATTCAGGTGGTAGGTATGCAATTATttcaatgtgttttgtttttaTATACCATTATTAAAAATAAGGTTTAATTTGTTTCCCTATATCATCTAATGTGGTTCACTAACGTCAGGTTTTGTGGGTCGATTATGATGAAGATGCCTTTACAGGTTCTACCGCCGGGGACTTAGTCcgagtgccagtctgtttatgGCGTCATACCAAATCATTGTCATGGCAATGACAGCAACGGAGTTGGCAAGAGCAACCAACAGATCAGGTTACCAGAGGGGACTAGGTTTCCAGGTTACCAGAGGGGACTAGGTTACCAGGGGACTAGGTTTCCAGGTTACCAGAGGGGACTAGGTTTCCAGGTTACCAGAGGGGACTAGGTTACCAGGGGACTAGGTTTCCAGGTTACCAGAGGGGACTAGGTTTCCAGGTTACCAGAGGGGACTAGGTTACCAGGGGACTAGGTTTCCAGGTTACCAGAGGGGACTAGGTTACCAGAGGGGACTAGGTTTCCAGGTTACCAGAGGGGACTAGGTTTCCAGGTTACCAGAGGTGACTAGGTTTCCAGGTTACCAGAGGACTAGGTTTCCAGGTTACCAGAGGGGACTAGGTTACCAGGGGACTAGGTTTCCAGGTTACCAGGGGACCAGGTTACCAGAGGGGACTAGGTTACCAGGGGACTAGGTTACCAGAGGGGACTAGGTTACCAGAGGGGACTAGGTTACCAGAGGGGACTAGGTTTCCAGGTTACCAGGGGACTAGGTTTCCAGGTTACCAGGGGACTAGGTTTCCAGGTTACCAGAGGGGACCAGGTTACCAGAGGGGACTAGGTTTCCAGGTTACCAGAGGGGACTAGGTTACCAGGTTACCAGAGGGGACTAGGTTACCAGAGGGGACTAGGTTACCAGGGGACTAGGTTTCCAGGTTACCAGAGGGGACTAGGTTACCAGAGGGGACTAGGTTACCAGAGGGGACTATGTTTCCAGGTTACCAGGGGACCAGGTTACCAGAGGGGACTAGGTTTCCAGGTTACCAGGGGACTAGGTTTCCAGGTTACCAGAGGGGACTAGGTTACCAGAGGGGACTAGGTTTCCAGGATACCAGAGGGGACTAGGTTACCAGGGGACTAGGTTTCCAGGTTACCAGAGGGGACTAGGTTACCAGAGGGGACTATGTAACCAGGTTACCAGAGGGGACTAGGTTTCCAGGTTACCAGGGGACCAGGTTACCAGAGGGGACTAGGTTACCAGGTTACCAGGGGACTAGGTTTCCAGGGGACTAGGTTACCAGGTTACCAGAGGGGACTAGGTTTCCAGGTTACCAGGGGACTAGGTTACCAGGTTACCAGAGGGGACTAGGTTTCCAGGTTACCAGGTTTCCAGGTTACCAGAGGGGACTAGGTTACCAGAGGGGACTAGGTTACCAGAGGGGACTAGGTTACCAGAGGGGACTAGGTTACCAGAGGGGACTAGGTTACCAGGGGACTAGGTTACCAGGTTACCAGAGGGGACTAGGTTACCAGGGGACTAGGTTACCAGGTTACCAGAGGGGACTAGGTTACCAGAGGGGACTAGGTTACCAGGTTACCAGAGGGGACTAGGTTACCAGAGGGGACTAGGTTACCAGGTTACCAGAGGGGACTAGGTTACCAGAGGGGACTAGGTTACCAGGTTACCAGAGGGGACTAGGTTACCAGGTTACCAGAGGGGACTAGGTTACCAGAGGGGACTAGGTTACCAGGGGACTAGGTTACCAGGGGACCAGAGGGGACTAGGTTACCAGAGGGGACTAGGTTACCAGAGGGGACTAGGTTACCAGAGGGGACTAGGTTACCAGAGGGGACTAGGTTACCAGGGGGGACTAGGTTACCAGGGGGGACCAGGTTACCAGAGGGGACCAGGTTACCAGAGGGGACCAGGTTACCAGAGGGGACCAGGTTACCAGAGGGGACTAGGTTACCAGGTTACCAGAGGGGACTAGGTTACCAGAGGGGACTAGGCCTATTTGGATCTGAATGCGTGTTCCACTACTTTAGAAGGggatacacatacagtatgtagtcagTCTACTGTggatacacatacagtatgtagtcagTCTACTGTggatacacatacagtatgtagtcagTCTACTGTggatacacatacagtatgtagtcagTCTACTGTggatacacatacagtatgtagtcagTCTACTGTggatacacatacagtatgtagtcagTCTACTGTggatacacatacagtatgtagtcagTCTACTGTggatacacatacagtatgtagtcagTCTACTTATGAATGATCAGCATTCAGTAGAGGATTAGACAGACCAACACGTTACAGCCAAAGGTTATGGGGGTGTGGCGTACGAAGGTTATGGGGGTGTGGCATACGAAGGTTATGGGGGTGTGGTTTACGAAGGTTATGGGGGTGTGGCGTACGAAGGTTATGGGGGTGTGGCATACGAAGGTTATGGGGGTGTGGTTTACGAAGGTTATGGGGGTGTGGCGTACGAAGGTTATGGGGGTGTGGCGTACGAAGGTTATGGGGGTGTGGCGTACGAAGGTTATGGGGGTGTGGTGTACGAAGGTTATGGGGGTGTGGCGTACGAAGGTTATGGGGGTGTGGCGTACGAAGGTTATGGGGGTGTGGCGTACGAAGGTTATGGGGGTGTGGCGTACGAAGGTTATCATCCTGGTAACTAAATCAGTCTTCTGGGATTTATCATCCTGGTAACTAAATCAGTCCTCTGGGATTTATCATCCTGGTAACTAAATCGGTCCTCTGTGATTTATCACCCTGGCAACTAAATCGGTCCTCTGTGATTTATCACCCTGGTAACTAAATCGGTCCTCTGTGATTTATCACCCTGGTAACTAAATCAGTCCTCTGGGATTTGAAGGGCCACATGTTCTCGTAAGGTTTAAAATGTAAAAGTAACACTATTTTCCATGGATAATAAAAATGTATCTCTCTGTTTTCACGGACCTTTCTCTGCATATTGTGAAAACTGTAAAAAGGTATTTGCTAATGAGAGACATTTTTGCAACATGACCTACTGACAGACCTGCATTCTACAGAACATACTATAGTATAATGCTATCATAAGGCCTTAATGTATTTTAATAGTTACATTTCAAACTTATTcaactaaaaaaaaaaacacaatcacAGAAAAATCCAACACTTGGCATAAAAACAATGAAGTGTTTAACTTAGACATCTTTTGAAGCTCCGTTGTCGAAGCTAAAACACATTTCTACATCCAATGAATGATTGACTCTAGAAGTAGGAAAGTATCACATCAACTCTCCAGACTATATTTTTTGGGACCAAAACCACCAGCTCATTTCTTCCCCTTTTAGTAGCTGTTGTCACACGGGTTACCTTGATTAAATCTCAGATCCAGACCCTGTGTTGGCTGTAGGAACAAGTCCAGAGGGTCCACTGAAGGACGGACGACTACAGTTGTAATGGATGGATAATAGGCCCACAGTGAGTCACTACAGCAGAGACATGTCTTACAGTCGACAAAGAATAACAGCATGCATCTTATGTATCTAAAGATCTTTGATCGTGAATGTGAAGGGGTTTGTTTCAGATACATGTCCAGATTCCACCTCCAGAAGAGGGGATGACCCGTAATGTCTAAGGATCTTAGTCTAGTGGGACAAACTACGATGTATGAGCTATTCTATGTTGGGTCTTTTCGCCCATAGTAAAAAACCAACAACCGCAGTAGATCAGTTCCATAATCCATGCGCGGTTGATTGCTCTAGTCTGATGAGCGGTTGATTGTTCTAGTCTGAAATCCCTGCGGTGAATTAACCTCTagtcctcatcctcatcctctccGAAAGAGAGAAGACTCTTGTTTTTCACCTTCTTTTCAGACTTCTCCTCCTTTTTCTCTTCATCTCCTCCTTCACTCTTTCCTtcactcttcttcttcttgttagAGCTGGCGGTGATGCCCTGGAACTTGTCGGAGGAGCGCTTCGTGGGCTTCTTGAACAGGATCTTGCCGTCCGCAGGAGGCTTGTCTTCTGTAGGCAGCAAGGAGAAGAGGCAGATTaagtacacacacagaccctgTATACACACAGTACAGACCCTGTATACACACAGTAgacacagtacagacagacacacagtacagaccctgtatacacagtacagacacacagtaccaacagacacacagtacagacagacacacagtacagacagacacacagtacagacagacacacagtacagacccTGTATACACACAGTAGACACAGTACAGACCCTGTAtacacagtacagacagacagtacagagacacacagtacagaccctgtatacacacagtagacacagtacagacacacagtacagagacacacagtacagaccctgtatacacagtacagacacacagtacagagacacacagtacagacagacacacagtacagacccTGTATACACACAGTAGACACAGTACAGACCCTGTATACACAGTACAGACCCTGTATACACAgtacagagacacacagtacagaccctgtatacacagtagacacagtacagacagacacacagtacagagacacacagtacagacccTGTATACACAGTAGACACAGTACAGACCCTGTatacacagtacagacacacacagtaccaacagacacacagtacagacccTGTATACACAGTACAGATACACAGTACAGAGACACACTCCAATTAACACCAAGTTAATTTGATAGTTTAGGATATTATATATGATTTATTTACCTTTTTCTATACCATCCTTTACCTCTTTTATCTGTAACACTTCTTCAGCGCTTAAATCTCCCTTTTTGAGAATGACAACTTGAGGCAGCTCATCTTCACGATCACTGCCACTGTCATCCTCCAAGGCTGGCATCTCTAAACGCTGCGGGAACAGTGACAAGGTTGAATATCACCATATTGACATCATACCAGCCGCCCTTTCCATGTTAAAAGGTACACATAGCTGCAAAAAATAGCCGTTCGTGTCAATTAAATATCTATAGTGGTCAAGGAATTGAATTATGTGAGAGAAAACCCAATAATTTGAGGGTGGTCAACTCTCCTGTAGAGCTAGCTAATAACGTTACTTGACTAGCTGAATCAAGGTGTTAGCGCAGGACTCGAACTAAAACCTTAGATAGCGCTCCAGCGGGCTTGCCATACAGTCACGTATATACTGTAGCCCACCTAAGGTTAACGTTAGTTCATTTTACATAGGCTAGCTAACGTAGCACATTAGCGAAATACCTTGGTATCAATGGTGGGTCCTTCCTTAAAGCCAACATCTTTCTTGAATTTCTTTAAAAATGACGGTTCTGCTGGTTTCACCCACGATACGTTCGCTTTCGGACCCTTATTCATCTTAGCCATTTTGAGAGTTAGAACAAATGAAGGAAACAAGGTAATTTCAGGTTGTGTTTAGCCCGTCGTGTTTAGCGTAACATTAAATCGTCATCACCCTGCGCCCGCTGAAGGTCATATGATCCCAGAGGTGAGTCTGATTGGTTGAACCGAGTGAAGCCTTTTAGACAAGGAAGTAGTCAAATATGTGACAGTAAAGTCTAGTTTAGATGCTAAATAAACATGATTTCAGGTGCGTTTTATGCATTATTAGCGGGCTTTCTTGGAGCCGTCGCCTCCTCGTCAGCCAAGCTATCTCTGGGCTCAGACTACCTCAAAGGGATGTGTGAAACAGGGCTGAAAACCTGGTTTCAGGATGGGGACTACAGGATTATTCAGGAGGAAACATCACCCTGCGAATGGGTGAGAGTATCTATATGGATGTATAATTTTCAAAGTGTGTATGTGtcagagggagactgagagaaagaatgtgtgtgtgagagataccattgtgtgtgtgagagataccaTTCTACCAGAGACCACTAACAAGTCCTATTGTATTCCAGCTCCACATCCCTCTGCAGCTGCTGTTCACTTGTAATGCTGTGATGTGTTGTTTCAGCTCCACATCCCTCTGCGGTTGCTGTGTGGAGTAATGCTGTGATGTGTTGTTTCAGCTCCACATCCCTCTGCGGTTGCTGTGTGGAGGACTGCTGTTCACCAGTAATGCTGTGATGTGGACCTTCTTCTCCAAGGCTCTGAgacactcctcctcctccgctcGGGCCACGGTCACCACCACCGCATCCAACTTTGTTTCCTCTGTGAGTAGAGCAACTGGTTGATATCCA of Salvelinus alpinus chromosome 4, SLU_Salpinus.1, whole genome shotgun sequence contains these proteins:
- the LOC139572882 gene encoding uncharacterized protein KIAA1143 homolog; translated protein: MAKMNKGPKANVSWVKPAEPSFLKKFKKDVGFKEGPTIDTKRLEMPALEDDSGSDREDELPQVVILKKGDLSAEEVLQIKEVKDGIEKEDKPPADGKILFKKPTKRSSDKFQGITASSNKKKKSEGKSEGGDEEKKEEKSEKKVKNKSLLSFGEDEDED
- the LOC139572884 gene encoding transmembrane protein 42-like; this encodes MISGAFYALLAGFLGAVASSSAKLSLGSDYLKGMCETGLKTWFQDGDYRIIQEETSPCEWLHIPLRLLCGGLLFTSNAVMWTFFSKALRHSSSSARATVTTTASNFVSSAFLGKLLFGETHAALWWVGISLTLSGLLVLHGSTSQPAEAKKEE